The window cgtttcctaaccatgtaatccctaatacggtgggttttatttcgcaaattatttgaaataaatacggtttttacacttttattgacacaatgagtcgaactttttttcagtccgtgtctgttgtaaacattctccgcaaatggtttgaaattctctgctttgtcttttgatatCATAATAGCTCAAAAGCATCACAACAGAGACCcattatgtagaacattttatatcatgctTCAGTTCTAGTCTGTTAATGTAGGAGGAAATGCAACTTAATTTatgagcctgaaaatatttgcatccgtcttgttgatatgaaacttaTAGCATTAGCTCAGAGAACAAGTGTAATTACGTAGAAGAGATTAAATCATTTCAactctttatttcccccaattagcacagggatgcatgtTTTGGCAATATAGATTTTGAGCCTGCCACAATATGCATCCCTTCTTTATTCCCCACAAATATNNNNNNNNNNNNNNNNNNNNNNNNNNNNNNNNNNNNNNNNNNNNNNNNNNNNNNNNNNNNNNNNNNNNNNNNNNNNNNNNNNNNNNNNNNNNNNNNNNNNNNNNNNNNNNNNNNNNNNNNNNNNNNNNNNNNNNNNNNNNNNNNNNNNNNNNNNNNNNNNNNNNNNNNNNNNNNNNNNNNNNNNNNNNNNNNNNNNNNNNNNNNNNNNNNNNNNNNNNNNNNNNNNNNNNNNNNNNNNNNNNNNNNNNNNNNNNNNNNNNNNNNNNNNNNNNNNNNNNNNNNNNNNNNNNNNNNNNNNNNNNNNNNNNNNNNNNNNNNNNNNNNNNNNNNNNNNNNNNNNNNNNNNNNNNNNNNNNNNNNNNNNNNNNNNNNNNNNNNNNNNNNNNNNNNNNNNNNNNNNNNNNNNNNNNNNNNNNNNNNNNNNNNNNNNNNNNNNNNNNNNNNNNNNNNNNNNNNNNNNNNNNNNNNNNNNNNNNNNNNNNNNNNNNNNCAGACACGGACTGAAAAAAAGTTCGATTCAtatgtgtcaataaaagtgtaaaaaccgtatttatttcaaataatttgcgaaataaaacccaccgtattagggattacatggttaggaaacgtgataatgttacaaatatcttaaaaatttcctcttcggtcatatttttatccgtttcctcgtcaatatgcgagagcttagagcgatgcgcgctcccgcgacaggggatgcaaatttgggcaggggggcttttctgggcataacaccggtTCATTCCCTCTCTCTGTCCCCAGCAAGAACCGAACCAAGAGAACCCATGGCTTCCCAGAACATGGACCCCGCAGCGGCTGCAGCGTCCTCCGCGGCCGCCCTGAAGGGCAGTGAGAGCGGCAGCAGCGCCGCCAGAGGCTCGGTGACCAAGCGGTGAGTCCCGAACCGGAACCTCCAGAACCGGTTCAATAAGCAGAGCGACTAAGTCAGAAGCAACGAAACGTCAttttgttgccatggtaacggAGGAACATGACCCGCAGCAGACCCAGTAGCTCCGAGTTCCGGGTCCAGAACCTGCTGCAAAAGTTCTGGTTTTGGATCCTGTGGGTTCAGGTTCGGTGTGTAAGACTGAAGGACTGAGTGTCCAACCACAGGAGCTCCACAGGGcgcctgtctctctctctgcactTCAGCCCGACCTCTGTCCTCTGCAGCAATACTCAGATTACTCTGCAGGTTCATCAGACAAAGGCTGAGTGCAGACAGCTGGGAGGGAACAGTCAAATCATctaaaatgtcagcaaaacaaGGTAATGaccagggtcaaaggtcaaaccagatttccatcatgggagaagaagtggaggtggtgAGGAATATAAAAACCTGGATGTTCAACTGGACACcagagacggaggaggaggagatccTTCAGGGTTTGGATCTGCTGTCTGTTggtgagagcagaaccagagtctggttctggttctgctccagaGGCTGTGGAGcctctggagatgatgatgcATAGAAGGATTCTTCATACGGTCAAGAGAGTTGTGGCCAATCCTGACCATGGTCTTCAGGTTTAGTGCagcacagactgctacaggagagtTTATTGGACccagtaaagtatttttgaatgtgtgtctctgtcctcaggctgcagcaggagctgatGACCCTCATGGTGAGTCCATTTCCTGACTCTTTTTTCTGTTGCCATAGTAACTGATGGCCTGTTACCATGGTAACGGAGCCATAGATGGGTTCGGTGCCCAGGAGAAATGTAGCAAACCCAGAGTGGACCGActggtcagaaccgggtccagatctggtcctgctggttctgaacTTCAGACACCAACATGAAGAGCTTTCTGAACACTATCTGGATCGCTGGATGATGTCATCAGAACTCTTGGTTCTGGTGGGGGAACCAGCCGAACCAAGAGCTCGTCTGGTTCCGGTACCAGAACCATCCAATCAGACTCAGGAACAGGGAGGGACGGAGTTGTTCCTGCTGTCGGGTCGTCACCAGATGATCCAGAACCAGTTCATTCCTCCATGGTTCATTAAGACACTGAAGGCCCAGCAGAACCGGCCCGATTGGGCCCAGCAGGACAGACCCTGACCACTGGGGATGAACTGGTGCTGGTCACCTGACACCGCTTCACTCTGAGCATGCTCAGACTCATCTTGGTCACATGATCACTTAATGCATTGTCTGCcgtgtgacctctgacccggGTCGTGTGATTCTGCAGATGTCGGGTGATAAGGGCATCTCGGCGTTTCCAGAATCTGATAATCTCTTCAAATGGATCGGAACCATCGATGGAGCTCAGGGGACGGTGCGTACTCACCCGTCTCTGTGTTTCTGGTTcccctgacccggttctgacccggttctgcctCCAGGTGTACGAGGGGCTGCGGTACCGGCTGTCCCTGGACTTCCCGGCCGGCTACCCGTACCAGGCTCCCCGGGTCCGGTTCGTGACGCCGTGTTTCCACCCCAACGTGGACGATCAGGGCGCCATCTGCCTGGACATCCTGAAGGACAAGTGGTCGGCGCTGTACGACGTCCGCTCCATCCTGCTGTCCGTCCAGAGCCTGCTGGGAGGTACCAGAACCGCCAGAACCAGGTCCAATTGCCCTCCACCGGGCCACTAACTTGCTGTCTCTGCCCAGAACCCAACAATGACAGTCCTCTGAACACGGCCGCCGCAGAACTGTGGGAGAACCAGGATGGTAAgcgaaccagaaccagaacctctgggcGGCCCAGTTGTGTTCTGACCCGTTTCTGTTCATCACTCTGAtcagatcagctgctcctctgTAGCCAATCAGTGGCAGGATCTCTGATCAGAGCTGTGATTCGTCAGTCTGCCTTCAGTTCCctgccacacatttcagattttggccCGGTCCAAatctcctctccctccctcgcTCATGTGAAGGTTAAAGGTCGCAGTAGAACCCATTTTGGGTTCTATTAAGCGAAGCGTATTACCCACAATTCACTGCGGCATTTTGAGTTGAAAGGCGGGTTTATGGCACCGTTTAGTTTTTTCTGACGAGGAACTTtagtaataaaaaggtttgatataaactgagcagaaaaaagaatcaaaatgaggaaagtaaaacaaaatgagacaaatttccacatttatgAAATATCTTGAGTTTATTTGTGGGAATAGAAACTCATTATTATTAGActagaggagaaaactgatgaATCATAAAGTCtcaacattcagtttatttaaaaaagacgTTTTGGTTCCATCAGTCTTTATTTTCCACATGTAGCATCAGACAGTAGTTTTTATATCAGCCATATTGTCCTGAACTTTTAGCTCCACTTTATACCAAACTAACTTTTAGCTGCACAAAAcggatgttaaaaaaaatcatgtctgtTAGTCAAatattgataaattattttaatgtgtatttttgccataaaatcagttttcagaaGTATTGAAATGATTAGTTTCTCTGAACATGAGGGATTATTCAGAGTTTTGTATTCAACACATTTCAACATCAGAAATATCTTTATAATCTGCTTTTGGCAGCAGAATGACCCTGAAGTGACCTTCAGAGGAGCAGGTTACTCTGCAGTGCATGATGGGAGCTCAGTCTTGACGCAGTGCATGATGGGAGCTCAGTCTTGACGCAGTGCATGATGGGAGCTCAGTCTTGACGCAGTGCATGATGGGAGCTGTTGTTTCTCTTGCAGCCTTCCGGGCTCACCTCCACGCCACGTTCCAGCAGTGAAGCAGCTTCTCTGTCTGACTgtatcatatttttatgtttgttcgCCTTTGTGTTAATAAAGAATCAGGTTCTTAATCAAACCAGACTCTGTGTCTACatcagaaccggaaccagaaccggagtCGCATGGAGCCGTTTTCTCCCTGCTGGGGTTTAATTTGTTCCTcataaagtgaaatatttcctgaTTGTGGATGGAAGCCCAACATGCAGCGTCTCAAACTGAAATGTTCACATCGATAAAACGGATTTTGTGCTGCAGAACCTTCATGAGGACTAAAGGTTCTGGTAGACGCGTTAACTCTGGACCCGACAGAACCAGCACATCACCTGTTGACCCAGATCATGGTCGTCTGCTCCATCAGACTGAATGGATGgacacttcttccttccactcaactttctgtgCAATAATTTTCTCATGATTCTAATCCTGTGCTACGTTCTGGGTCAAGATTTCTGTTGGCCCAGCAGAACCGATCCGGGCCTATCCGACCCAGCAGCAGGTTCCCTGGCAGCAGGCGGGcagcctgatgctgccaccgccgcTGGACgccacctccacctccatcaGGTCCTCCAGGCTTTCCTCCGGATCCTCGGCGTCGCTCAGAACCTCGGCCCACGCCGGCTGGGTCGACTCCACTGACCAGAACGCCACTGGGACCTGCAGAACCAGAGAGAGCTGAGCCCAGTTCTGCTGAACCcggttctgctgaggttctggAGGTGGACTCaccctctgctgcagctcaccCAGCTGGGCCTCCAGGCTCGCAATGTGATTGGTCAGATCTGGACTGGGCTCTTCCTCCAGAACCAGCCAGGGGATTTGGACCAGCGCCACCCGGGCCGCCAGACCCACTGGGCCATCGGTACATCCTGAGAGGAAACGGCAGAAGAAGAGGATGCTCCAGTCTGCCCTCTAGAGGCAGAACCCCGCAGGTCACTTCAGGAACTTGATccgattttaatttattttttttaaattacagaaaatatttttaaaagtggattttattcaATCCTTTCTGTGAGTTTTAAGATGgattattaaaatcataatattagcagaataaaaatgcaatcttaccagaagaacattttaaaattaagaaaaagatCTTCACTAATAATTATCACTAAAGTGttaaaacatgaagcttttcCTCACCTGTAAAActtataacttcacaagatgctcaacatttatccttttgattttttgtgtttaatttttacaactttattctcgagtttaaaagaaaaaaataaaataaattagtccTAATATTCCGTCTTaaagttgacctgaattcaaaggcCAATCAGACATTtatcaaacaagatggccgccctgggcGATGACGTCACTGACCCACAGAAACACGAGGAGagcagctaaaaatgttttccacaaattaaatcttcataaaCCAAATTCAATTCATTTCTAAAATCCGTCAATCAGACGCAGGAGGGCGGAGCCAACAACTCACCTGTGTTCACCAGTGAGCGTCTGCTGGAGCGCTGCGTCAGAGGGAACTGACCAATCAGGTCTTTGGCCCTCCGGAGGTCAGACAGGAAGTTCTCTActgcagacaggaagagaaCCCAGAGCCGTTCTGCAGCATGTCTGTCGTCCACGGCAACGGGGGCGGAGTCACAGGCAACGGGGGCGGAGTCACAGGCAACGGGGGCGGAGTCACAGGCTGACAGCAGGCGCAGCAGGCGGCGAGACAGACCTGCAGAGGGACAGGTGAGTCCAGGGGGACAGGTGAGTCCAGCAGGACAGGTGAGTCCAGCGGGACAGGTGAGTCCAGCAGGACAGGTGAGTCCAGCGGGACAGGTGAGTCCGGCGGGACAGGTGAGTCCAGCGGGACCGACGGAACAGGTGAGTCCAGCGGGACAGGTGTTACCTGAGCAGATCCGGTGAGCCAGCGCTCTCGTCTCGTCCATCTCCTCCCGCAGGAAGCTGCTGTCGGCTGAACTTCCCAGCGACGCCGCCAGTTG of the Poecilia reticulata strain Guanapo unplaced genomic scaffold, Guppy_female_1.0+MT scaffold_233, whole genome shotgun sequence genome contains:
- the LOC103460352 gene encoding ubiquitin-conjugating enzyme E2 C isoform X2, giving the protein MASQNMDPAAAAASSAAALKGSESGSSAARGSVTKRLQQELMTLMMSGDKGISAFPESDNLFKWIGTIDGAQGTVYEGLRYRLSLDFPAGYPYQAPRVRFVTPCFHPNVDDQGAICLDILKDKWSALYDVRSILLSVQSLLGEPNNDSPLNTAAAELWENQDAE
- the LOC103460352 gene encoding ubiquitin-conjugating enzyme E2 C isoform X3, with the protein product MASQNMDPAAAAASSAAALKGSESGSSAARGSVTKRLQQELMTLMMSGDKGISAFPESDNLFKWIGTIDGAQGTVYEGLRYRLSLDFPAGYPYQAPRVRFVTPCFHPNVDDQGAICLDILKDKWSALYDVRSILLSVQSLLGEPNNDSPLNTAAAELWENQDE
- the LOC103460352 gene encoding ubiquitin-conjugating enzyme E2 C isoform X1, which encodes MASQNMDPAAAAASSAAALKGSESGSSAARGSVTKRLQQELMTLMMSGDKGISAFPESDNLFKWIGTIDGAQGTVYEGLRYRLSLDFPAGYPYQAPRVRFVTPCFHPNVDDQGAICLDILKDKWSALYDVRSILLSVQSLLGEPNNDSPLNTAAAELWENQDAFRAHLHATFQQ
- the LOC103460353 gene encoding regulator of G-protein signaling 9-binding protein isoform X2 gives rise to the protein MSRWRRSVDELTAGRRRQQAECERAQNALSRVTSCFQQLAASLGSSADSSFLREEMDETRALAHRICSGLSRRLLRLLSACDSAPVACDSAPVACDSAPVAVDDRHAAERLWVLFLSAVENFLSDLRRAKDLIGQFPLTQRSSRRSLVNTGCTDGPVGLAARVALVQIPWLVLEEEPSPDLTNHIASLEAQLGELQQRVPVAFWSVESTQPAWAEVLSDAEDPEESLEDLMEVEVASSGGGSIRLPACCQGTCCWVG
- the LOC103460353 gene encoding regulator of G-protein signaling 9-binding protein isoform X1, with product MTSQADTELRLAVMSRWRRSVDELTAGRRRQQAECERAQNALSRVTSCFQQLAASLGSSADSSFLREEMDETRALAHRICSGLSRRLLRLLSACDSAPVACDSAPVACDSAPVAVDDRHAAERLWVLFLSAVENFLSDLRRAKDLIGQFPLTQRSSRRSLVNTGCTDGPVGLAARVALVQIPWLVLEEEPSPDLTNHIASLEAQLGELQQRVPVAFWSVESTQPAWAEVLSDAEDPEESLEDLMEVEVASSGGGSIRLPACCQGTCCWVG